One Solanum lycopersicum chromosome 4, SLM_r2.1 DNA window includes the following coding sequences:
- the LOC101252389 gene encoding uncharacterized protein, which translates to MYSLFSSIKKLLKLTLFVTFFLYLLSPLNLAPIFSMGNVSMFCVFFFILGSLIFQLSQSTTVVVDGVSLWKNPIVHIDDSIIFQHKYEYNVYIFKNQNAFNACNFTQATLLTKSDSKSYTWHPSRQGIFYFSFNNGSNAACLQGQKLAIKVSLPTPAASPAYSPEKPPVGAPPVISGGVVSSSPAYPWPFQPREATSPSPSPIALLPANGPTVPEKGDEIPFINSNPAVPLPTGEVDSATIRPLPTSGSNHQVVGFSAIQRSVCFAIFLMML; encoded by the exons ATGTACTCTCTTttttcatccattaaaaagCTACTAAAGCTTAcattatttgttactttttttctttatttgctcTCCCCTTTGAATTTAGCACCAATTTTCAGTATGGGAAATGTCTCTATGTTTTGTgtgtttttcttcattcttgGAAGTCTAATCTTTCAACTTTCTCAAAGTACAACTGTAGTAGTTGATGGAGTTTCACTATGGAAAAATCCAATTGTCCACATTGATGATTCCATTA tTTTTCAGCATAAGTATGAGTATAATGTGTACATTTTCAAGAATCAGAATGCCTTCAATGCCTGCAATTTCACTCAAGCTACACTTCTTACTAAATCTGATTCCAAGTCTTATACT TGGCATCCATCAAGGCAGGGTATTTTTTACTTCTCATTCAACAATGGGTCAAATGCAGCATGTTTACAAGGCCAAAAACTAGCAATTAAGGTATCTCTTCCAACTCCGGCAGCAAGTCCTGCCTACTCGCCGGAAAAGCCACCGGTGGGAGCTCCACCGGTGATATCCGGCGGCGTTGTGTCATCTTCTCCGGCATACCCATGGCCGTTTCAGCCCCGAGAAGCCACTTCCCCTAGCCCTTCACCGATTGCTCTGTTACCGGCAAATGGGCCAACGGTGCCGGAAAAAGGAGATGAAATTCCGTTTATTAACAGTAATCCGGCGGTTCCTTTGCCAACTGGTGAAGTTGACTCTGCCACTATCCGCCCTTTGCCAACTTCCGGTTCTAATCACCAG GTTGTGGGGTTTTCAGCAATTCAAAGAAGTGTGTGCTTTGCAATTTTCTTAATGATGCTTTAG